The stretch of DNA GGGCCTTGGGTACTTCCTCATTGACTGGTCATTGAGACTTGGGAATTGGGACTTTCCTCATCGTATGACGGATAGTTTCCCGACCTTGCTCGACTTGCCGTCCGCCGAAACGACAAGGTACACGTAGATGCCGCTGGCCACTTTGGCGTCCCACTTGAGCTGGCCATCGCCCTGCTCGGTAGCGCTCCAGACCGACTGCCCTGAGTTGTCGTAGATAGTCACCCGCGCCCCTGCGCTCAACCCCTGGAAGTGGATGGCATCCTGCTCCGGATGCGTATGCGGCTTGAACGGTATGGGCGCGACTCGAAGCGAGTCGAGGTTCTGACGCGGCTGCGGACCGCGCGCCACAAGGACGAAGCTGTCCCGCACTGGGTAACCTGCCGTGTCCAAGGCGCTGACCACAACCCAGCCCGAGCGGCTGCCGAGCGACTCGCTCGTCGGTATGACTAGCGCGAGGGTACATTTCACCGCCTGCCCTATTGCCAGAGACTCAGGCAGGTTGAGAACGTAAATGCTGTCGGCGCTAGAAGAGGAGTGAATAGTGAATTGTGAAGAGTGAAAGTCGGAACCGGATTTCACCATTCTGTGTTCACTCCTCATCGTTCGCGCAGCCCTGCCCTGTGCCTCGACCTTGGCCTCAACCTTGAACTCTCTCAGCAGCGAATGGCTTGGTCCGTCTGCGGTATCCGGGTTGTAGGCGCTACTGGTGTTGACCAGCATGAATTCAGCCTTGGCGTAGGGATGATAGACCGGCCCTGCCGGCTGGGTGCGTAGGTTTATCGTGTCATGAACCACGTTCAGCGAGTCGTCGTCAACGTCCAGGTCTCCGAGCTTCGTGAGGCGCGCATAGAACGTGTCCGCAGTCAGGTAGCCCAGCGAATCCTTGCCACTGACAGTAATCAGCCCTTTGTAGGGGCCATTCCCGATCTCCGGCGGCACGTACGCGGCTAACGTGCAGACTATCGCCTGCCCTTGCGCAAGCGAACCGGGCAGATTCAGAACAAGAACGCTGTCGATGGTCCCACCGGGGCCCACGAGCGTGCCGGTGCATCGCAGCGAATCCACCCAGGACTTGCTCGGGCCGTCTGCCGTATCGGGATTGTAGGACGTGCTCGTGTTGACAAGGACAAACTCGCCGAGAGCGCACTCCGTGTAGTGTGGAGGCGGTCCGACTGAGACCAATCGCGGCCGCAAACTGATGGTGTCAGCGACGACGTCCAGCGAATCGTTGTCCACGTCGATGTCGCCGAGCTTTCTCACAATCGCGTAGAACGTGTCGGATATGAGAAAGCCCGCGGTGTCCCTCCCGGCGATGACAATAGCGCCGGTGTAGTCTCCATTCTTCAGCCCCGGCGGAGTGAACACTGCGAGGCTACAGATGACTACCTGGCCCTGCGCCAGCGACCTTGACAGGGGCAGATTCGGGATAAGAACGCTGTCCAGCGTCCCACCGGGGCCGGAGAGCGAACCGGTGAAGCGCAAGGAACCCAGTATGGACAAGCTCGGCCCGTCATAAGTGTCCGGGTTGTACGCCGCGCTGGTATTGGCCAGCACGAACTCGCCGCGAGCGTACGAACCCGAGCCCCTCAATCGAATAGTGTCGGCCACGACGTCGAGCGAGTCATTGTCTACGTCGAGGTCGCCGGGTTTGTAGAACTGAAGCACCCATTGCCCCTTGGTAGAACCTACGTGGACATATCCTCGGCCAGTGTCCGCGGAATAGCACCGGCCGGTTGAATAGTAGCCGATTTCGACCGGATTGGCCGGGTCGGCAACCGAGATGACGCGCATCTTCCCGGTATCCAGGACCAAGTCTGCGACAAAGGCTTTGTCGCCGACTATCGTTACAGCATGGATGAAGTACATGCTATCGAGACGCCCGACTTCGAACGGGTGCGCCGGGTCCGCGATCGACAGAACTCGAAAGCTACGGTCCCCGCCGGCGACATAGGCATAGTCCCCGCTCACTGTGACAGTGCTGGCGCCGCTAGACACGAGGACGCATCGTCCGACCTCAATCGGATGCGTCGGGTCTTTGACCGAGAGGACGTACAAACCGCTGTCCGCATCACTGACATACGCATAGTCCCCGACGACTTTCACATCCACGGCTTGGCCCGGTGTGTCCCAGTACCCGACTTCAATCGGATTCGCCGGGTCGGCGACTGAGATGACCCGTAACCCGTAGCTATCGCACGCGACATAGGCGTAGCTCCCGCTCACCGCGATGCCGTCTCCGTACTCATGTGGCGTGTCGCAATGCCCGACTTTCACCGGATGCGCGCGGTCGGCAACCGAGAAAATCTGCAGCCCAACGCCAGCGAGATACGCGAAGTCGCCGACGACTACAATATAGCTACCCTCAGTTGAGAGCAGGTCGAAGACGGTACGGCTAACCAGAACCGGGTGCGCCGGGTCAGCAACCGATAGGATGATGAAAACTGAGTCCGGCTGCCGCGCCGTGATGTAGGCATAGTCGCCGCTCACAGCCACGGCCTCGGATTGGTACCAACTGAGCGTGTCGGGATAGTGACCAATGCACCGGACATGGAGTGAATCAGCAGCCGCAACACCGGCCAGCAGCAAGCTCACCAGGGCGCAAGTCGATGCTGCGCAAGCAACCGTCTTCCCGGACATGGCTCCTCCTCTTATGGACAAAGGTGACGACCCTCAACTCATTGAAACGCGTGACCCGGCCGGCAGCTACGACAGCGCAAATCGACCTTCGGAACTGATGTCGCGCGCCTCGCATCAATCGTATCGGACGTGAGAAGTAATGTCAACTCCCCGTGCCGTCTCCAAACTGTCTCTGCGGCAGCGGCGACCTGCACTGGACCGACTCAGCCAAACCCGCCGGCTGTCAGGACCAGCGGCCTATTTGCCGGAGATCAACTGCCAACACTCGGGCTCAGCCGGCATCGGGCAGGGCGGGCCTGCGCCCGCCCTGCCAGCGTACCACTAGTATCCGTACCCGCTCCAGTTCGGTGCATAGAACCGATGGTGGGCGAGACCGCTGCATACCGCCGAGTCGGCGCTATACAGCACAGAATCCTGCGGGCAGGGCCTTTCAGGCGGCCCAACGTGTCTGTCCGTGTAGTAGGCCGGCGCCGTAAAGACGCCGTGGGTGGGACAGGTGTAGTACGCGGTCCCCGGACTCCCGCACAGCATGCAGTGCCAGACATAGTCGCCGGCCACCATGACTCCGGCCATGAGCACTACGCCGAGCGCGACTGCTGCTAGTACTCTGCTCCTCACTGTTGCTCCTTGTTCTATGGGGCGTGTTACTGAGCCAGCCATCCCGCGCCCCGTTCGGGGTGGCGGCCAGGTGTCTCGTCAAACCACTGCGTCCGAGGGACGCTTACGGTCCCGGCGCCAAAGGCGCTAGCGCACAAGACACCATGGTATCGCCAAATGGGTTTCTGTGTTCCTCGAGCCCATCGGCCTTGATTTCCTGGGGTGCGGCGTTGCCACCGCACCCCTTTGTTCTCTCGCTTGCACATTGTTCGTACTTTGGTCTGCCCACCTCTGCCTGCGCCGGCAAGGCCGGCACAGACCAACGACTTCTTGTTTGGCTTCGAGTTGGGCCATCCAACTAGCGGCATAGGCACTTCATGTGCCAGAAAAGTCCGATTGCTGTAAGCGTTTGCGCATCAGCAGGATAGCGGAATAGGGCTTTCCGCACGCCTGATTTCAGTACCACATTACGACACAGTTCAAGCAGGCCGTTTGAGCTAACGTGTTGTGCTACGATGTCTTGCCGAGTCCCACATAATGACACTGTTTGTATCATGTTGTGGCACTGAGTGATTAACTCTATGACCTATTGAGCCTTGCATAGTTCAAGTGATGCAAGATGCAGCTCTGATGTTCTCGAGTTCCGGCAGGGTCAGTAGATTGTGAGCGGGCGTGCCTAACCGGCGATGTGGTGCTTGCGGAGGAGGCGGTAGAAGTAAGTTCGGCTGTACCCGGCGAGCTTGGCGGCAGCCGGCGCGTAACCGTTGGCGCGGCCCATTGCATCGAGTAGGGCCGCTCGTTCTGCTTCGTCGGCGGCTCTACGCCGTTCGCCGCGTACGCTTGCAGTCGAACGCACGGGAAAGGCCGGATGGCCTTGCCGAAACTCGGGAGGAAGGTCGGCAATCTCAAGCGTCTCCCCGCGGGCGAGAATCACCGCCCGCTCGATCACGTGCTTGAGCTGACGGATGTTGCCGGGCCAAGGCGCCTCGGCGAACACTGCAAGGACCTCGTTGCCTGCCCGGCGCGCTGGGCGGCCGTAGTGCTGCGCGGTACGAACGATGAAGTATTCGGTGAGCGCGGGCAGGTCCTCGCGGCGCCGGCGCAGCGGTGGAATGGTGTGCATGACCGTGTTGAGGCGGTAGAGAAGGTCGGAGCGGAACTGCCTCTCGCGCACGCGGGCCTCAAGGTCCATGTTCGTGGCAGCGACAACGCGGGCGTCGACCAGAATCGCCTTGGCCCCGCCCACGCGGGTGACGGTCTTGTCTTCGATTACTCGCAGGAGCTTCGACTGCAGGGTTGAACTCATGTCCCCGATTTCGTCGAGGAAGATGGTCCCGGTATGCGCCAGCTCGAACTTGCCCGGCCGGGCCGCGACTCCGGTCGCCGCGCCTTCTTCGACCCCGAAGAACTCCGCTTCCAGCAGGCTCTCCGGCACTGCGGCGCAGTTGACCGTGATGAATGGGCGGTCGGCGCGCGGGCCGGACTCGTGTAGGGCGCGGGCGACAAGCTCCTTACCGGTGCCGCTCTCACCGCGTATCAACACCGGCACGTCGGTCGCGGCGAAACGCGCAACGTCGGCGAGCATGTCCAGGACGTCGCGGTTGCGGCCGATGACGCCACGGAAGCGCAGGCCGGGGATCTCGGAGGCAGGGTTGGACTCGCTCCCCAGTTCACGTAGCCTGATGAACTGCGGCGCGAGCGCACGCGACACTGCATCGATCAGGTCGGGTTCCATTCGGGCCGGAAGCGGGACGCTGCGCCCAAGCCACAGGATTCCGAGCAGGCGCCGGTCCTGTCTGACCGGCAGCAGCAACTCCACGTCGGTCTGCGACAGAGCCGCGCGGCGTCCGGACAGCCCGGACAGGTCCGGCTGCCCTCTGAGCGCGACCGGCCTGCCGCGAACCAGCACCGCGCCCTGTTCGAACCGCAGGTTGTCACAGAGGATCAGGAGCGCACGCTCGATGAACTGCTCGGGTGTGAGGTCCAGCGCGGCAAGTCCGGCCAGCCCCTGCGCAAGGGCAGCGTTACTGTCAGCGCGCATCTCCAGCCGGTACAACAGTCGGCCGGCCTCTTCGGCTTCGGCCACGACTCCGAGCCGACGGAAGGTCCGGGCTGCAGTCTGCAACATGGTCTGGGCCTCACCCTCGCGACCGAGGTCAACAAGCAGGCTTCCTCGCAGCAGCCGAGTGAGAGCCAGGTCGAAGGTGTCGCCCAAGGGTTCGAGGACGGCTTCGGATCGGGCAAATAGATCAAGCG from bacterium encodes:
- a CDS encoding sigma 54-interacting transcriptional regulator, coding for MSGATDSPDRLQALRAQVETATTPAERVKATLSLAEDLWLRDAAAAIPLLEQVAAEAEEAGEVKCGVRAASMLSELFRRAGDLDGSMRQADLVLSAADAIGDRRIRASGLNLVGMIHQERGELQRALECFDEFLQVSRETGFDQGERSALNQLAGVHGLRGELDEALACYRQCLELSSKAGDPLGRAIYAHNVGWTLEDMGRWAEATEYFHRSIALSEEHGFHDLLLSARMQLGELSAKRSDCENATLMFSAVIDAERERRHSGQQLREALSNLGWVYFRSGDLARAEEKLAEVARLSESAGDRCVLATICRRRAEVALAQGRLAAAGELLAQAAHHATDLNLRKEQGQVLRVEAGLAAARHDTAPALDLFARSEAVLEPLGDTFDLALTRLLRGSLLVDLGREGEAQTMLQTAARTFRRLGVVAEAEEAGRLLYRLEMRADSNAALAQGLAGLAALDLTPEQFIERALLILCDNLRFEQGAVLVRGRPVALRGQPDLSGLSGRRAALSQTDVELLLPVRQDRRLLGILWLGRSVPLPARMEPDLIDAVSRALAPQFIRLRELGSESNPASEIPGLRFRGVIGRNRDVLDMLADVARFAATDVPVLIRGESGTGKELVARALHESGPRADRPFITVNCAAVPESLLEAEFFGVEEGAATGVAARPGKFELAHTGTIFLDEIGDMSSTLQSKLLRVIEDKTVTRVGGAKAILVDARVVAATNMDLEARVRERQFRSDLLYRLNTVMHTIPPLRRRREDLPALTEYFIVRTAQHYGRPARRAGNEVLAVFAEAPWPGNIRQLKHVIERAVILARGETLEIADLPPEFRQGHPAFPVRSTASVRGERRRAADEAERAALLDAMGRANGYAPAAAKLAGYSRTYFYRLLRKHHIAG
- a CDS encoding T9SS type A sorting domain-containing protein codes for the protein MSGKTVACAASTCALVSLLLAGVAAADSLHVRCIGHYPDTLSWYQSEAVAVSGDYAYITARQPDSVFIILSVADPAHPVLVSRTVFDLLSTEGSYIVVVGDFAYLAGVGLQIFSVADRAHPVKVGHCDTPHEYGDGIAVSGSYAYVACDSYGLRVISVADPANPIEVGYWDTPGQAVDVKVVGDYAYVSDADSGLYVLSVKDPTHPIEVGRCVLVSSGASTVTVSGDYAYVAGGDRSFRVLSIADPAHPFEVGRLDSMYFIHAVTIVGDKAFVADLVLDTGKMRVISVADPANPVEIGYYSTGRCYSADTGRGYVHVGSTKGQWVLQFYKPGDLDVDNDSLDVVADTIRLRGSGSYARGEFVLANTSAAYNPDTYDGPSLSILGSLRFTGSLSGPGGTLDSVLIPNLPLSRSLAQGQVVICSLAVFTPPGLKNGDYTGAIVIAGRDTAGFLISDTFYAIVRKLGDIDVDNDSLDVVADTISLRPRLVSVGPPPHYTECALGEFVLVNTSTSYNPDTADGPSKSWVDSLRCTGTLVGPGGTIDSVLVLNLPGSLAQGQAIVCTLAAYVPPEIGNGPYKGLITVSGKDSLGYLTADTFYARLTKLGDLDVDDDSLNVVHDTINLRTQPAGPVYHPYAKAEFMLVNTSSAYNPDTADGPSHSLLREFKVEAKVEAQGRAARTMRSEHRMVKSGSDFHSSQFTIHSSSSADSIYVLNLPESLAIGQAVKCTLALVIPTSESLGSRSGWVVVSALDTAGYPVRDSFVLVARGPQPRQNLDSLRVAPIPFKPHTHPEQDAIHFQGLSAGARVTIYDNSGQSVWSATEQGDGQLKWDAKVASGIYVYLVVSADGKSSKVGKLSVIR